In one Thermosipho ferrireducens genomic region, the following are encoded:
- a CDS encoding GntR family transcriptional regulator, which yields MWFSIDFSSHIPIYRQIAEKIKLMIIQGELKKGDFVPSIRNLAGDIGVNLNTVSRAYRELVREGVLRSIRGEGYIVNAESFESFEFSIIKELEEILKKCKQAGITYEEVLSLVSKYYGRDLDDSSG from the coding sequence ATGTGGTTTTCTATAGATTTTTCATCACACATTCCTATATATAGACAGATAGCCGAAAAGATAAAGTTAATGATAATTCAGGGCGAATTGAAAAAAGGAGATTTTGTGCCATCAATTAGAAATCTGGCAGGTGATATAGGGGTAAATCTTAATACAGTTTCAAGGGCGTATAGAGAACTTGTTCGTGAAGGAGTACTGAGATCTATAAGAGGAGAAGGCTACATTGTAAATGCTGAAAGTTTCGAATCTTTTGAATTTTCTATTATTAAAGAGTTGGAAGAAATTTTAAAAAAATGCAAGCAAGCTGGTATTACTTATGAAGAAGTATTATCACTGGTTAGCAAATATTATGGGAGGGATTTAGATGATTCTTCAGGTTAA
- the pheT gene encoding phenylalanine--tRNA ligase subunit beta — protein MKVPVEWLKDFVTTNKSVSEIAERLSLSGNNVEQIIKPFPLSGPILAGKIINIQKHPDADKLVVCEVEIGNEKRNIITGDLTVKVNDIIPVALDGAILANGMKIERRKMRGVISEGMMCSLEELGLEEKSESVYRFEDQVPVGTDVVKYLKLDDETLDIEITPNRPDCLSIIGIARELSALFNIPLSVPENNYEKMGKCDVSVTIESEGCWRYVARVVRNVKIGESPLWLKRRLISAGIRPINNIVDITNYVMLETGHPVHAFDLNMVGNKIIVRNAKKGEKILLLDEKEYEMKGGEILITNGEKILALGGIMGGELTGVKETTTDLLLEVAMFDPVQIRKAAKQHGLMTESSYRFERGVDPDDALFVMERLSTLIYEIAGGVSSEVLDVYSKRVEPGKIIFQKQLIENVIGVQIPEDISKAILQNLGFKVLDRDEKTWEICVPTFRYFDIERPIDIVEEVGRIYGYDSVESTPFRVLVGKGGRTREQRLRSKLRELMVSQGFSEAITLSFISEKIHKCWGISKNSVPLLNPINEDMNIMRPTLLYGLMESLSYNYKRQNRDVKIFEIGNVFIGAKEQPENVEKIAGVAVGRINKYDYTDNRKFNFYIFKGILDNISKSFGVKFSYEDTEIEGFVPTQVAAVILNGKRIGFIGMLEPDFVNKVYDVKDEVFVFELSTKELYENYIEVPEYKASVIYPGIRRDIAFLIPSNFKAGILVEEFEKSKIVEEAGIADIYKGKGIPEGFTSVTFYAVFRSQDKTLNDEEVNKEWENIKQNIINKYPVKVRFEGA, from the coding sequence TTGAAAGTACCTGTGGAATGGTTGAAAGATTTTGTAACGACTAACAAAAGTGTTAGTGAAATTGCTGAAAGATTAAGCCTTAGCGGAAACAATGTAGAACAAATAATTAAACCTTTTCCCCTTTCAGGACCGATATTGGCAGGAAAAATAATAAACATACAGAAACATCCAGATGCGGATAAATTAGTTGTTTGTGAGGTAGAAATTGGGAATGAAAAAAGAAATATAATTACAGGGGATTTAACGGTAAAAGTGAATGATATTATACCTGTGGCATTGGATGGGGCAATTCTTGCAAATGGGATGAAAATTGAACGCAGAAAGATGCGAGGGGTTATTTCGGAAGGTATGATGTGTTCCCTGGAAGAATTAGGTCTTGAAGAAAAATCAGAAAGTGTTTATAGGTTTGAAGATCAGGTGCCAGTTGGAACTGATGTTGTTAAATATTTGAAGCTGGACGATGAGACATTGGATATTGAAATAACTCCCAATAGGCCTGATTGTTTGAGTATTATTGGGATAGCTCGCGAGCTTTCTGCGCTGTTTAATATACCTCTTTCTGTTCCAGAAAATAATTATGAAAAAATGGGAAAGTGTGATGTAAGTGTAACTATTGAAAGTGAAGGATGCTGGAGATATGTTGCTCGTGTTGTGAGGAATGTCAAAATCGGGGAGAGCCCATTATGGCTTAAAAGAAGATTAATATCAGCGGGAATTAGACCAATCAACAATATAGTTGATATAACGAATTATGTTATGTTAGAAACAGGTCATCCAGTTCACGCTTTTGATCTAAATATGGTTGGAAATAAAATTATTGTCAGAAATGCTAAAAAAGGTGAAAAGATTTTGCTTCTTGATGAAAAAGAATATGAAATGAAGGGTGGAGAAATTTTAATAACAAATGGTGAAAAGATTTTAGCACTTGGTGGCATAATGGGAGGAGAACTGACAGGAGTTAAAGAAACTACAACTGATTTGCTTTTAGAAGTGGCTATGTTTGATCCTGTTCAGATTAGAAAAGCTGCAAAACAACATGGGTTGATGACCGAATCATCATACAGATTCGAACGAGGCGTTGATCCTGATGATGCGTTGTTTGTAATGGAAAGGTTATCGACGTTGATTTATGAAATAGCTGGTGGTGTTTCCTCAGAAGTTCTTGATGTTTATTCAAAAAGAGTGGAGCCAGGAAAAATAATTTTCCAGAAACAATTAATAGAGAATGTAATTGGTGTTCAAATTCCAGAAGATATTTCAAAAGCGATATTACAAAATCTTGGTTTTAAGGTTTTAGATAGAGATGAAAAAACATGGGAAATTTGTGTGCCAACCTTTAGATATTTTGATATAGAAAGACCTATAGACATAGTTGAAGAAGTTGGAAGAATTTATGGTTACGACAGTGTTGAAAGCACACCGTTCCGGGTGTTAGTAGGGAAAGGTGGACGAACACGAGAACAAAGATTAAGATCAAAACTCAGGGAATTGATGGTGTCCCAGGGATTCAGTGAGGCTATCACTTTATCTTTTATATCTGAAAAAATTCATAAATGCTGGGGAATATCGAAAAATAGTGTACCACTTTTAAATCCAATAAATGAAGATATGAACATTATGAGGCCAACTCTTCTTTATGGATTGATGGAATCACTTTCGTATAATTATAAAAGACAAAACAGAGATGTTAAAATCTTTGAAATAGGGAACGTGTTTATTGGCGCAAAAGAACAACCAGAAAATGTTGAAAAAATAGCTGGGGTAGCCGTGGGAAGAATTAATAAATATGATTATACAGATAATAGAAAATTTAACTTTTACATTTTCAAAGGTATTTTAGATAACATTTCAAAATCTTTCGGGGTTAAATTTTCTTATGAAGATACAGAAATAGAAGGTTTTGTACCAACGCAAGTTGCAGCTGTAATTCTAAATGGTAAAAGAATAGGTTTCATTGGTATGTTGGAGCCAGATTTTGTAAACAAAGTTTATGATGTAAAAGATGAGGTATTTGTGTTTGAACTTAGTACTAAAGAGCTTTATGAAAATTATATAGAGGTTCCAGAATATAAGGCAAGTGTGATATACCCAGGTATTAGAAGAGATATAGCATTTCTTATTCCATCAAACTTTAAAGCTGGAATTTTAGTTGAAGAATTTGAAAAATCGAAAATTGTTGAAGAAGCTGGAATAGCGGATATATATAAAGGCAAAGGAATCCCTGAAGGATTTACAAGTGTAACATTTTATGCTGTTTTTAGATCACAGGATAAAACCTTAAATGATGAAGAAGTTAATAAGGAATGGGAAAATATTAAACAAAATATTATTAACAAGTATCCAGTGAAAGTTCGATTTGAGGGGGCATGA
- the era gene encoding GTPase Era, with product MESGFVALSGKPNVGKSSLVNAILGRKILIVSDKPQTTRNRINVIYTDDNSQIVFVDTPGIHKPLYRLGEYMVKAAVTALKGVDIVLVVVDAKDGIKKPEKFVFEYVNKSGTKAIGVINKIDLVSKTRLLELSRVVEKELENCIGVIKTSAVTGEGIKELLDVIKNHLSEGPQFYPEDMVIDRPFAFMASEIVREKIFQYTYEEVPHSTAVIVEEIKERENNVIYIRANIYVDRNSQKGIIIGHKGSMIKKIGQDARKELEFLTNQKIYLDLHVKVKRNWRDKDFIILNEIGMRDDINQ from the coding sequence ATGGAATCAGGTTTTGTGGCACTTTCAGGAAAACCAAATGTTGGAAAATCTTCCCTTGTAAACGCAATTCTGGGAAGGAAAATATTGATAGTTTCTGATAAACCCCAGACGACAAGGAATAGAATAAATGTTATATATACAGATGATAATTCGCAGATAGTGTTTGTGGATACTCCTGGTATCCACAAACCTCTTTATCGATTGGGAGAATATATGGTTAAAGCAGCGGTAACAGCTTTAAAAGGTGTTGATATAGTGCTGGTTGTGGTGGACGCAAAAGATGGCATAAAGAAACCGGAAAAGTTTGTGTTTGAATATGTAAATAAATCTGGAACAAAAGCTATAGGAGTTATAAACAAAATTGATCTTGTAAGCAAGACAAGATTGCTGGAGTTATCAAGGGTAGTTGAAAAAGAACTTGAAAACTGTATAGGTGTTATAAAGACATCTGCTGTCACTGGAGAAGGCATAAAAGAACTTTTAGATGTGATAAAAAATCATCTCTCTGAGGGGCCACAATTTTATCCGGAAGATATGGTGATTGATAGACCATTTGCATTTATGGCTTCAGAAATTGTTCGAGAGAAAATATTTCAATACACGTATGAGGAAGTCCCCCATTCCACTGCTGTGATTGTTGAAGAGATAAAAGAACGCGAAAATAATGTAATTTACATAAGGGCAAACATATATGTGGATAGAAATAGTCAGAAAGGAATAATCATAGGTCATAAAGGCTCAATGATTAAAAAAATAGGCCAGGACGCAAGAAAAGAACTGGAATTTCTTACAAATCAAAAAATTTATCTTGATTTACATGTCAAAGTAAAAAGAAACTGGAGAGATAAAGACTTTATTATTTTAAATGAAATAGGAATGAGAGACGATATAAATCAATAA
- a CDS encoding tetratricopeptide repeat protein: MDHSVMNEFLKAIEFTKLGEYEKAIEIYQQLAAKNIPEAYNNLGNIYRKKGLIGKAVEMYKKAININPEFPEAFFNMGCALMEIDKYDEAIMALEKSQKLGLHSFDLDVQLALCYIATGKQKKAQEKLSDKNVENEVKKYLKE; this comes from the coding sequence ATGGATCATAGTGTAATGAATGAATTTTTGAAGGCGATTGAATTTACAAAACTTGGAGAATATGAAAAAGCTATAGAGATTTATCAGCAATTAGCAGCTAAAAATATACCTGAAGCTTACAATAACCTCGGGAATATTTATAGAAAAAAGGGTCTTATTGGAAAAGCTGTTGAGATGTACAAAAAAGCAATAAATATAAATCCAGAATTTCCCGAGGCGTTTTTCAACATGGGGTGTGCGTTAATGGAAATTGACAAATACGATGAGGCTATAATGGCTCTTGAAAAATCTCAGAAGCTTGGATTGCATTCTTTTGATTTGGATGTACAACTTGCCTTGTGTTATATTGCAACGGGAAAGCAAAAGAAAGCTCAAGAAAAACTTTCCGATAAAAATGTTGAAAATGAAGTGAAAAAGTATTTGAAAGAATGA
- the plsY gene encoding glycerol-3-phosphate 1-O-acyltransferase PlsY, whose product MKALIISAIIGYLIGGIPFSFIIARLKGIDIRKVGSGNVGGTNVLRSAGALAGAFAFALDILKGVLAVFIVRKYGINFQIIAGIFAVIGHCFPVYLKFKGGKGVATTFGVFLGIYYLSGLIFFIFWIITVIFTKYVSLSSIIGLLAGSVFALIMGKSYWIVFLALALFSILRHKDNIQRLISGNERKTDVVKYFLGKKGRK is encoded by the coding sequence GTGAAAGCTCTTATAATATCAGCAATAATAGGATATCTAATTGGTGGAATTCCTTTTAGTTTTATAATAGCCAGATTGAAAGGAATAGATATAAGGAAAGTTGGAAGTGGTAATGTTGGTGGAACAAATGTTTTAAGAAGCGCTGGAGCTCTGGCAGGTGCATTTGCGTTTGCACTGGACATATTAAAAGGCGTTTTGGCAGTTTTTATCGTGAGAAAATATGGGATAAATTTTCAAATTATCGCAGGAATTTTCGCTGTTATAGGGCACTGCTTTCCAGTATATCTAAAGTTTAAAGGTGGAAAAGGTGTTGCGACAACTTTTGGAGTTTTTCTTGGGATTTATTATTTATCGGGTTTGATTTTCTTTATTTTCTGGATTATAACGGTGATTTTTACAAAGTACGTTTCTCTTTCTTCTATAATAGGACTTCTGGCTGGAAGCGTGTTTGCGCTGATAATGGGAAAAAGTTATTGGATTGTATTTTTAGCATTAGCGTTGTTTTCTATTTTACGACATAAAGACAATATTCAGAGGCTCATTAGTGGTAATGAAAGAAAAACTGATGTGGTGAAATATTTTCTTGGGAAGAAAGGAAGAAAATAG
- a CDS encoding right-handed parallel beta-helix repeat-containing protein: MKKILIILGWLIISMVSIAQNTTFIVGKSIGYIESIQKAINKASNGDIIHIKEGVYKENLKIINKNLKIVGESPNVWIKTKPLKSYSIKYPNIFIENSRVEFNDLSIFATNTTAIIAIDSTVILKNMEIVLGENSIGIFTDSTDSATKIHNSVVIFNVRINGAKKTKPVNSSQQITLFNNRGIITKGKTRLDVYKSHFSYLQVGISAMNKKTIISNSKFSNNIVGLVLSDGNYLIVSNTFQTIDRGIILMGKSKSEFLYNSFIENNIDIFILQRICNSCPHSKQFIGNIEGIFNYSKDEFVILPENFDLPDYFIGK, translated from the coding sequence ATGAAAAAAATATTAATAATTTTAGGTTGGTTAATTATTTCGATGGTTAGTATAGCTCAAAACACAACGTTTATTGTTGGAAAAAGCATTGGATATATAGAAAGTATTCAGAAAGCGATCAACAAAGCAAGTAATGGTGATATAATTCATATAAAAGAAGGTGTTTATAAAGAAAACTTAAAGATAATAAACAAAAATTTAAAAATAGTAGGCGAGTCCCCAAATGTTTGGATTAAAACCAAGCCATTAAAATCCTATTCTATAAAATATCCAAATATATTTATAGAGAATTCCAGAGTCGAATTTAATGATTTATCAATATTTGCAACAAACACAACAGCCATTATAGCAATAGACTCAACAGTTATTTTAAAAAACATGGAAATAGTTTTAGGAGAAAATTCTATTGGTATTTTCACAGATTCAACTGACAGTGCGACAAAGATTCATAATTCAGTTGTAATTTTTAACGTTCGTATAAATGGAGCAAAGAAAACTAAACCAGTTAATTCATCTCAACAAATTACATTATTTAATAACAGAGGAATAATCACAAAAGGAAAAACTCGACTTGATGTTTATAAATCTCATTTTTCTTATTTACAGGTAGGAATTTCAGCTATGAATAAAAAAACTATAATAAGTAACTCGAAATTTTCCAACAATATTGTTGGATTAGTTTTATCAGATGGAAATTATTTGATTGTATCTAACACGTTTCAAACGATAGACAGGGGTATAATACTGATGGGAAAGTCAAAATCTGAATTTTTATACAACTCTTTTATTGAAAATAATATAGACATTTTTATACTCCAAAGAATATGTAATAGTTGTCCACACTCGAAACAATTTATCGGGAATATAGAAGGAATATTTAATTATTCAAAAGATGAATTCGTCATTTTACCAGAAAACTTTGATTTACCAGATTATTTCATAGGTAAATAA
- the wecB gene encoding non-hydrolyzing UDP-N-acetylglucosamine 2-epimerase, translated as MKIGIIFGTRPEVIKVAPVYMKALEMGLEVRAIATAQHRQMMDMMLKVFNITPDYDMNIMTQNQSLNTVAAKVITYLDEYITKEKFDWIFVQGDTTTAMASAIAAFHRGAKVGHIEAGLRSGDLYDPFPEEMNRQVIDRVAELMFAPTEISAYNLESEGFSKERIKITGNTVVDALNFISEKFDLDKAREKVIDVRDYVLVTLHRRENWGTKMAAILEGIKRFSLEYNIPIVFPVHLNPKVREVVNPILKEYKNAILLEPVDYITFLSLLKGAKIVASDSGGVQEEAPSFSKYVVVCRNTTERPELIQSGFGTLAGTTAESVYKALVNGVSVNLTNLKNPFGDGNAAGKILNAII; from the coding sequence TTGAAAATAGGAATAATATTTGGTACGCGTCCAGAGGTTATCAAAGTAGCTCCGGTGTATATGAAAGCTTTAGAAATGGGGTTAGAAGTAAGGGCAATAGCAACAGCTCAGCATAGACAGATGATGGATATGATGCTTAAAGTTTTTAATATAACACCTGACTATGATATGAACATAATGACACAAAATCAGTCTCTGAATACCGTAGCAGCCAAGGTTATAACTTATTTGGATGAGTATATTACAAAAGAAAAATTTGACTGGATTTTTGTACAGGGTGATACTACCACTGCAATGGCATCTGCGATTGCTGCATTTCATAGAGGTGCCAAAGTTGGGCATATTGAGGCTGGCTTGAGAAGCGGTGATTTATACGACCCGTTTCCCGAGGAAATGAATAGACAGGTAATTGATCGTGTTGCTGAGTTAATGTTTGCTCCAACTGAAATTTCTGCCTATAATCTTGAAAGTGAAGGGTTTTCAAAAGAGAGAATTAAAATTACAGGCAACACGGTGGTAGATGCATTAAATTTTATTTCAGAAAAGTTTGACCTTGATAAGGCAAGAGAAAAGGTAATAGATGTTAGAGACTACGTTCTTGTCACACTACATAGAAGGGAAAACTGGGGAACAAAAATGGCTGCTATTCTTGAAGGGATCAAAAGATTTTCTTTAGAGTATAATATCCCCATAGTATTTCCTGTACATTTAAATCCAAAAGTTCGCGAGGTTGTAAATCCAATATTGAAAGAATATAAAAATGCCATATTACTTGAACCAGTGGATTATATTACATTTTTGTCTCTTTTAAAGGGAGCAAAAATTGTAGCTTCTGATAGCGGAGGGGTTCAAGAGGAAGCTCCAAGCTTTTCAAAATACGTGGTAGTTTGTAGAAATACTACTGAAAGGCCGGAGCTAATCCAGAGTGGTTTTGGAACACTTGCTGGGACAACAGCAGAAAGTGTTTATAAAGCGCTTGTAAATGGTGTTAGTGTTAATTTGACCAATCTAAAAAATCCCTTTGGAGATGGTAATGCGGCAGGAAAAATATTAAATGCTATAATATAA
- a CDS encoding NHL repeat-containing protein, translating to MKEKLIVLVLGLILIGTSVFGLLTEEQSRKFLSEAINLWKERQYESADKKMLDALTGSINAVEIPWYWYFQSKLDVYVGQVDKAIENLKTILTITNSKEISELLKKIKKFRIPENSISKNFKIKFIDSFSGVVNGKEYFYSITSIAIFGDKIYLTDYENKRIIILKDRVLWKIIKTNYKPKYITIDSYGRVYVLSDNSLFNLNTDKPILENLASPIIAGVDRADRIVMVDMNGIIIYDHGKLIRKELKQPFIPLDADINYKNLYILDGFNNRIVLFDIYTLDYVKEIPLNKNVWSFEVSPDGEIIYLEGNTLIAGNTKFSLKSSPMFIEYFYPHLFVIDWKADKITWYLLKDEKPIFINIDNFKTTESTLTAQIRIEDYYGDSIHLAKDFITTFEQDVREFASVTYETLDASIVNLKKDSGIEVITERFLGRIVNGNTKLWIYTGGSPLFTKKKGKLVWKITYEYARPTLFPLMRFTVQVNIVDEIYSDTIIFTEGEINGS from the coding sequence ATGAAAGAAAAATTAATAGTGTTAGTTCTTGGTTTGATTCTGATTGGTACTTCAGTTTTTGGGTTGCTTACTGAAGAACAGAGTCGCAAATTTTTAAGCGAAGCTATAAATCTCTGGAAGGAACGGCAATACGAGAGTGCTGATAAAAAAATGCTGGATGCTCTAACTGGAAGTATCAACGCTGTTGAAATTCCATGGTATTGGTACTTTCAGTCAAAATTGGATGTTTACGTTGGTCAGGTGGATAAAGCTATAGAGAATTTAAAAACCATACTTACAATAACAAATTCAAAGGAGATTTCTGAACTTTTAAAAAAAATAAAAAAGTTCAGAATCCCTGAAAACTCTATTTCGAAAAACTTTAAAATTAAGTTCATTGATTCTTTTTCTGGGGTTGTTAATGGCAAAGAATACTTCTATTCTATTACATCAATAGCTATTTTTGGCGATAAAATATACTTAACAGATTATGAAAATAAAAGAATAATTATTTTGAAAGATAGAGTGCTCTGGAAAATTATAAAAACAAATTATAAGCCAAAGTATATAACCATAGATAGTTATGGAAGAGTGTATGTCCTTTCTGATAACTCCCTTTTTAATTTGAATACTGATAAACCTATCTTAGAAAATTTAGCATCTCCAATAATTGCAGGAGTGGATAGAGCAGACAGAATTGTTATGGTTGATATGAACGGAATAATAATCTATGATCACGGAAAACTTATTAGAAAAGAGCTAAAACAACCATTTATACCTCTTGATGCGGATATAAATTACAAAAATCTTTACATACTCGATGGATTTAACAATAGAATAGTTCTTTTTGATATTTATACATTAGATTATGTAAAGGAAATTCCATTAAACAAAAATGTTTGGTCCTTTGAGGTTTCGCCAGATGGGGAAATAATTTATCTGGAAGGTAACACTCTGATTGCTGGTAATACTAAATTTAGTTTAAAAAGCTCTCCTATGTTTATAGAGTACTTTTATCCGCATTTATTTGTAATTGATTGGAAGGCAGATAAAATAACATGGTATTTACTTAAAGATGAGAAGCCTATCTTTATAAATATCGATAATTTTAAGACCACAGAATCCACTTTAACTGCTCAGATAAGGATAGAAGACTATTATGGAGATAGTATACATCTTGCTAAAGATTTTATAACTACTTTCGAGCAAGATGTAAGAGAATTTGCTTCTGTTACGTATGAAACTTTAGACGCATCGATAGTGAATCTGAAAAAAGATAGCGGAATCGAGGTTATAACAGAAAGATTTTTAGGCAGAATTGTAAATGGTAACACAAAACTCTGGATATACACAGGAGGTTCACCACTTTTTACAAAAAAGAAAGGAAAACTTGTATGGAAAATTACGTATGAGTATGCAAGACCTACTCTTTTCCCTTTAATGCGTTTTACTGTTCAGGTAAACATTGTAGATGAGATCTACTCTGATACAATAATTTTTACAGAGGGTGAAATAAATGGATCATAG
- a CDS encoding MFS transporter yields MEKIFTYTSILIISIVINTLAPLMSTLQESLNISIATSSWIPVVSLFGTTVFSLIISVLMSRIGVKTANNLGFAFILSGSVLFFVSKTISLVLISVFLIGSGTALLFTSLTTLLAHTKNPKYGLTHAFFGMGGILAPLFVREIISKNIEYNNLYLIYAFAVAIFIVWNIFSKFPETRYEKLNFFEIRTILKKPIVYITIISLLLYSGSEIGVITWAGNLFLHFGISKVVAASAISIFWITYTISRMFSDFLGEVLGEKFLIYVVTITSSITVFLIIVFKDYHIFWVLGAIMGPIFPTIQKYANMRLGGREVGLLNGLTYAFTGIGAMLISGIMGAISNFDISLMYLIPALGLFLVFIMQLFELKQSKQGGN; encoded by the coding sequence TTGGAAAAAATTTTTACATATACAAGCATACTTATTATTTCTATTGTTATTAATACACTTGCTCCGCTTATGTCAACTTTGCAGGAGTCACTTAATATATCTATTGCTACTTCTTCATGGATACCAGTTGTCAGTCTCTTTGGAACAACTGTTTTTTCTTTGATAATTTCTGTTCTAATGTCTCGAATAGGAGTAAAAACTGCAAATAATCTGGGATTTGCATTTATTTTAAGTGGTTCAGTTCTTTTTTTTGTATCGAAAACAATTTCTCTGGTTTTAATTTCTGTTTTTCTTATTGGTTCGGGAACTGCTTTATTATTCACTTCACTTACTACTTTACTTGCTCACACAAAAAATCCTAAATATGGGTTAACTCATGCCTTTTTTGGTATGGGAGGGATTTTAGCTCCCCTTTTTGTAAGAGAAATCATTTCTAAAAATATAGAGTACAATAATTTATATCTAATATATGCTTTTGCAGTTGCTATTTTTATAGTCTGGAACATTTTTTCAAAGTTTCCAGAAACAAGATATGAAAAACTAAATTTTTTTGAGATCCGTACGATTCTAAAAAAGCCAATAGTTTATATTACTATAATCTCGCTATTATTGTATTCTGGAAGTGAGATAGGTGTAATAACGTGGGCTGGTAATCTTTTTCTACATTTTGGTATTAGTAAAGTTGTGGCCGCATCAGCTATAAGTATTTTCTGGATAACTTATACAATATCGCGAATGTTTAGTGATTTTTTAGGGGAAGTGTTGGGAGAAAAATTTCTCATTTATGTTGTAACCATAACTTCTTCAATAACTGTTTTTCTAATTATTGTATTTAAAGATTATCACATTTTTTGGGTGCTTGGAGCCATAATGGGACCTATTTTTCCAACAATTCAGAAATATGCTAATATGAGACTTGGAGGGCGTGAAGTAGGACTTTTGAATGGGTTAACGTATGCGTTTACAGGTATAGGAGCAATGTTAATTTCGGGAATAATGGGAGCCATTTCGAATTTCGATATTTCCTTAATGTATTTAATACCGGCTTTGGGTTTATTTTTGGTTTTTATAATGCAACTTTTTGAATTAAAACAATCAAAGCAAGGAGGGAATTGA
- a CDS encoding ABC transporter ATP-binding protein, with protein sequence MILQVKELSKSYGKKLAVNKISFSVEEGQIFALLGPNGAGKTTTLKCILGLRKEDSGKIYLGGTYAYLPEKKELYKYLTVEKMIEITQNISKMFRKEKAVELINDFKISLKEKIANLSHGMLTQVYISLVFAEDVDIYFLDEPTWGLDPLMRSKVIELVRKMSLEGKTIVYTSHILPEVEKVADVVAIMNHGKILELDFLDNLKEKYVACVVGKNENVEGYLFKETEKENVYITLKEKAIGKIEPVTFENIFEAIVRTDKRTANL encoded by the coding sequence ATGATTCTTCAGGTTAAAGAACTTTCAAAAAGTTATGGAAAAAAGTTAGCTGTAAACAAAATAAGTTTTTCGGTGGAAGAAGGCCAGATTTTTGCTTTGCTGGGTCCAAACGGTGCCGGTAAAACTACCACTCTAAAATGCATACTCGGTTTGAGAAAAGAAGATTCTGGAAAAATTTATCTTGGTGGGACTTATGCTTATTTGCCCGAGAAAAAAGAGCTTTATAAATATTTAACTGTTGAAAAAATGATAGAGATTACTCAGAACATTTCTAAAATGTTCAGGAAGGAAAAGGCTGTTGAATTAATTAATGACTTTAAGATTTCTTTAAAAGAAAAGATAGCGAATCTTTCCCACGGCATGCTTACGCAGGTTTATATATCGCTTGTATTTGCAGAAGATGTGGATATTTATTTTTTAGATGAACCAACATGGGGTCTTGATCCATTAATGCGTTCAAAAGTTATTGAATTAGTTCGGAAAATGTCTTTAGAAGGAAAGACAATAGTTTATACCAGTCATATTTTACCAGAGGTGGAAAAGGTGGCGGATGTAGTAGCGATTATGAATCATGGAAAAATTCTCGAGCTGGATTTTCTTGATAATCTTAAAGAAAAATATGTGGCGTGTGTGGTAGGCAAAAATGAAAATGTGGAAGGTTACCTTTTTAAAGAAACGGAAAAAGAGAATGTCTATATTACATTGAAAGAAAAAGCCATAGGCAAAATAGAACCTGTGACATTTGAGAATATATTTGAAGCGATTGTAAGAACTGATAAAAGAACCGCGAATTTATAA